Proteins encoded by one window of Mustela erminea isolate mMusErm1 chromosome 5, mMusErm1.Pri, whole genome shotgun sequence:
- the LOC116589909 gene encoding transmembrane protein 202-like, producing the protein MERRKGHTMAFHSIYSSSILGYPTYRPILPYCMHRFSSLSPYQRQLLEKTQSYIRMFCAGLLGFIFVLLLSLSSLHWVKFMVLKDKKTLFAGLWTVCHHDLCWSHVPKAPYYLQFSRAFFLISALITLTIIMWLSISLIKGPGDKTYIDLGISIFSFISGTCLLLCLILFLMQVKLYSRNVLKPHFLLVYRLNWWSSIFYMIAGFLSGLNYISSRVTPPDQNLLVIPISRTRIGSVATVQLGLTETNVGASTQMSQVLERQSGSVLQSKVHRTGTQTEVGTQTEPVTEKKTVAQKVLGTQTQSEVWAESRTQTEPEIGNESVIRDALTEFTTEIESIDAVEPRPEVEIIGSVTGDILSSSLEGNGNRMTQVKDCEDRESAEKNKDKTKN; encoded by the exons atggaaagaaggaaaggacatACCATGGCCTTCCACAGTATTTACAGTTCCAGCATCCTGGGTTACCCAACATACAGG CCAATTCTCCCCTACTGCATGCACCGCTTCTCTTCTCTGTCACCATACCAGCGACAGCTTCTGGAAAAGACCCAAAGCTACATTCGCATGTTCTGTGCTGGCCTCTTGGGCTTCATCTTTGTCCTGCTGCTGTCCTTGTCCTCTTTACATTGGGTGAAGTTCATGGTATTGAAAGACAAGAAGACACTCTTTGCAGGGCTCTGGACAGTGTGTCACCATGATCTCTGCTGGAGCCATGTGCCAAAGGCACCCT ACTACCTCCAATTCTCCAGGGccttcttcctcatctctgccCTCATCACCCTCACTATTATTATGTGGCTCAGCATCTCTCTCATCAAAGGGCCAGGAGACAAAACCTACATAGATCTGGGCATATCCATCTTCTCTTTCATCTCAG GCACCTGCCTACTCCTCTGCCTCATCTTGTTCCTGATGCAAGTGAAGTTGTACAGTAGGAACGTCTTGAAGCCCCATTTCCTATTAGTCTACCGCCTCAATTGGTGGAGCAGTATCTTCTACATGATAGCTG ggTTCCTCTCTGGACTCAATTATATAAGTTCCCGAGTTACCCCTCCAGATCAAAATCTCCTTGTGATCCCTATTTCAAGAACAAGGATAGGAAGTGTAGCCACAGTACAGCTGGGGCTAACTGAAACAAATGTAGGTGCTTCTACACAGATGAGCCAGGTACTAGAAAGACAGTCAGGTTCAGTGTTACAATCAAAGGTCCATAGAACGGGGACTCAAACAGAGGTAGGGACCCAGACAGAGccagtgacagagaaaaagacagtAGCCCAAAAAGTGCTAGGAACTCAGACCCAATCAGAGGTTTGGGCTGAGTCAAGGACCCAGACAGAGCCAGAGATAGGAAATGAATCAGTAATAAGAGATGCGTTGACAGAGTTCACTACTGAGATAGAATCAATTGACGCAGTAGAGCCAAGACCTGAGGTGGAGATAATTGGGAGTGTGACTGGTGATATTCTAAGCAGTAGCCTTGAGGGTAATGGAAACAGAATGACCCAAGTCAAGGATTGTGAGGACAGAGAGTCAGCTGAGAAAAATAAGGATAAGACAAAAAATTAA